TTGTTTTGTGTTTATGGAGTTTGTCTGTAGAGATTATCTCATTTTGCAATCATTTCTTTTTGTATGTGATTTTATACAAATGGTAGGTGATCCTGAAAGGGTACAGCTACTTGGTTATTGTTTTCACCAGAGTTGATCCAGCATATAAACAGTGGTTGTACGAGCACTCAATCTCTTGAACACAAATTTacagaaaaaattgaaatatgtgTACATATGTGTCTCTGTGTATGTGTGTGTTTTAAGCAGTGCAGTCATCATGTTTAAATACTGGATTTACCTCAGCTGATCAAGCATATAAGCAGTGGGTGTAAATGCCCTAAATCTCTCGAACGCGAACTTACatagaaaaagtgaaatatgtaTATGAGTGTGTATGTGTGTTATGTAGTGCAGCTGGCGTGTTTAAATACTGGATTTGCCTCGGCATCAATTTTTCATAGATTGTCTCATTGTATTTTGTTTGTGTATCTTTTATACAAATGGGTGTTTTGGAATTCTTTTGGTTTAGTTTAGATCCGTCGTAGCTTTATCTGTAGGTTTTCTTTGAGCTTAGAAAAGTGATTTCTGGTGGTAAAATTGAAAGGAGAATTTAATTCTATCCATTGCCCTAAATAAGCTGACTAACTAGTTTGATATGTTAGCTGGACTGAACCTTTATATCCATCGGGCATGGTTGCTTGATAGTTGCTGTAATTAAGCTGATCTCTTGGAGGAAAAGGTAGATTTTTAGATCTAATTTTGCTGCTTAGCAGAAATAGGAAGCTTTGAATGTGTTGGCGTGAAGCTTCTTTGTTGTGTAATTGAGCCCTCAACCTCCTCAGCACAACAGGAATTCTGATGTTAGACACACTTCAATTGTCTGTTATTGGGATTGAACGGATACTATGTATGTTCGTAATGGACACCATGTTTCAAATCAAGAGTTTGCTTTAACTTCCCTGAGTATGCACTCTTAGTGTCACATTATTTACCATGGTCGCTGTATTAATAATCTTTCTTAATTGAAGGATAATGATGTCAATTACTGTGGAGTCTTATCAATGAATTAGCtgcaattttttgtttatttcagtTTAAAGAGCTTGCACAAGCTTATGAGGTTCTGAGTGATCCCGAGAAGCGTGAGATATATGATCAGTATGGAGAAGATGCTCTCAAGGAAGGAATGGGCGGTGGAGGTGGTGGACACGACCCATTTGACATTTTCTCATCTTTCTTTGGTGGCAGCCCATTTGGTGGTATGTTTCTATGGCTGTTTGTTTGATGTTGAATTTGTTGATTCCTTTTCATGTTACTTTCAGTCTCTGATATTCCTTTATTTGATGTCCAGGAGGTGGTGGAAGCAGCAGAggaagaagacaaagaagagGAGAGGATGTTGTCCACCCTCTCAAAGTTTCTCTGGAGGATGTGTACAATGGAACATCAAAGAAGCTGTCACTATCTCGCAATGTATTGTGCCCGAAGTGCAAGGGGTGAGTTTAGGATGTTATTAGTTACGTTTCAAcatctttttatcttttcccTATGAAGTTCTGCCGGGGtttatactatatttttattaccAGGAAAGGATCTAAATCAGGTGCTTCAATGAAGTGTTCTGGCTGTCAAGGGTCTGGGATGAAAGTCACTATTAGACAACTTGGCCCATCCATGATCCAGCAGATGCAGCACCCTTGCAACGAGTGTAAGGGTACTGGTGAGATGATCAATGATAAAGATAGGTGTGGGCAGTGTAAAGGTGAGAAAGTTGTGCAGGAGAAGAAGGTGTTGGAAGTTGTTGTCGAGAAGGGTATGCAGAACGGACAGAAGATAACATTCCCGGGCGAAGCTGATGAAGCAGTAAGACATTCAATTTAGCTTTTGAAGTAGATTATGTCATAATGACCATTTTGTATGTTATTATCAACCAAAAAAGGGAACCATTGATTTTTCACATTATATATGTTTACTTTTTGTGGCAGCCTGATACCGTCACTGGGGACATAGTTTTTGTATTGCAACAGAAGGAACATCCCAAGTTTAAGCGAAAGGGAGATGATCTCTTTGTAGAGCACACCTTGAGCTTAACCGAGGCCCTGTGTGGTTTCCAGTTCATCTTGACTCACCTAGATAATAGGCAGCTGATCATCAAGCCCCAACCCGGAGAAGTTGTCAAGCCTGGTAAGCCCAAAGTATACTTTAGTTGCTTTTACATTCTGATATATGCCTAGGACTTCTTGATATATTGTTGTCTCCCTAATACAGTGAGTGTAAGTCAAATTGTTTTCTTCATGCACACACTATGTCTCTCCTGCTGTTCGTTGAAATTTGGTGTCCTTTTTATCTCTATGGTATCATTATGCTTTATATGTGAATCTCTGCTCATAGATATCAATCGTGAACCTTTTTTTTTGGCCACGACAGATCAATTTAAAGCCATAAATGATGAAGGAATGCCTATGTACCAAAGGCCATTTATGAGAGGAAAACTATACATTCACTTTACTGTAGAATTCCCTGACACATTATCTCCCGAGCAATGCAAGAACCTTGAAGCAGTATTGCCACCAAAACCGAAAACACAAATGACTGATATGGAATTGGACGAGTGCGAGGAGACCACCTTACATGATGTTAACATCGAAGAGGAGATGCGGAGGAAGCAGCAACAGGCCCAAGAGGCATATGACGAAGATGATGAAGACATGCATGGAGGTGCACAGAGAGTTCAGTGTGCACAACAGTAATTTGGTAACACGGAAGTTGCACTAAAGAATTAACGTCACGATTCAACTCTTGTTTTCACGTATTTGTATGACAAGATAATGACATTGTCTGAAGAAATATTTCCTCTGCCGTAAGATATATTATAGTTTACTAGCTTATAATTTCGAGTTTTGGATTTGCTAACTGATACTGTTAAGCAAATTTTAATGTTACAAACATATTATTGCAATATGCTTTGATTGATATTGTATCGAAGAATTGATATAAAGTGGAAATAAATTGGTGTGCTTGTCTTGTGAGAAGGTAAGCTCATTAAAATAAACGTATAATCTACAAGAAATTAGAACTATCAAACATAACTATTTCAATCATTCAACATGCAAAAAAAATATCGATATTAAATCAACGGTAGAAGCTTCCAATGACAACAACATATCTACCATAGTTTTATAAGTGAATCAAAAAGAGAAGAATTTGAAGTATTTTTGATAAAGAGATCATTTTCAATAGACTTGTAACTCGAAAAAACAGAATTGCAAGAATTTTTGGTAAAGAGATCATTTTCAATAGACCTGTAACTCGAAAAAACAGAAttgcaagaaaaatataatctacTGTCTGAAGCTGGAAGATATGTTTAACAAGGGAAACAATGCTGCCtgctctttttaattttttattataaagagGACATATATTTGATATGGATTAAGACATAAACTTTGAAAACAACTATACAAGCAATCACAAACCTCCAAGGAATTTGGTTGTAACTTATACAACCAAGAACTCATGGGCGTAACAAACAACCACAAAAATTAATACTCGCTCCGTCCCATAATAGTTGTCTActtttttctttacattttaaatacgaaatcataaataaggacaattttactaatttactccATAATAAGCGTTTTTCAGAATTTtacaaacattttttaaaaagaactaGTTGTAAaggtaaaatggaaaaatttAATCAGTTATGTTCTGGTTTTgttaattgacaagtaatttaGGATAACTATTTACAATAAAGTGGACAATTTAGAGTGTACGTAAAATCTACATATACTCTACCTTTCCCAGGTACCTTTTTCGCAATttcactaaatatattattgttggaCAGACGGAGAAGGAGTATAACTTTGTAAGCAATATAAAAGGGGGGCTTAATGACTTTGTGAAGATACAAGTTTATTAGTAGCAACACAACTAGCAAGTAAAAGTACAAGATAAACCAAATGGACCAAAACCAAacaccatcaacaacaacaacaatggatcaaaatcaaacaccatcatcaacaacaacaacagtgAACCAAAACCAAACATCATCAACTAGTACTACATTTTCTACATTTATGATTGGCTTGAAACCACTAGTGGGATCTCTAGTGATG
The DNA window shown above is from Solanum stenotomum isolate F172 chromosome 6, ASM1918654v1, whole genome shotgun sequence and carries:
- the LOC125866860 gene encoding dnaJ protein homolog, with product MFGRAPKKSDNTKYYEILGVPKTAAPEDLKKAYRKAAIKNHPDKGGDPEKFKELAQAYEVLSDPEKREIYDQYGEDALKEGMGGGGGGHDPFDIFSSFFGGSPFGGGGGSSRGRRQRRGEDVVHPLKVSLEDVYNGTSKKLSLSRNVLCPKCKGKGSKSGASMKCSGCQGSGMKVTIRQLGPSMIQQMQHPCNECKGTGEMINDKDRCGQCKGEKVVQEKKVLEVVVEKGMQNGQKITFPGEADEAPDTVTGDIVFVLQQKEHPKFKRKGDDLFVEHTLSLTEALCGFQFILTHLDNRQLIIKPQPGEVVKPDQFKAINDEGMPMYQRPFMRGKLYIHFTVEFPDTLSPEQCKNLEAVLPPKPKTQMTDMELDECEETTLHDVNIEEEMRRKQQQAQEAYDEDDEDMHGGAQRVQCAQQ